In the genome of Ptychodera flava strain L36383 chromosome 13, AS_Pfla_20210202, whole genome shotgun sequence, one region contains:
- the LOC139148450 gene encoding cyclic nucleotide-binding domain-containing protein 1-like: MALVSWGDRQVAKTWSGRDRQSTRHRVPQDTETALIDYERLKEINSLEGLRDKFNPQTSEEAHQHFMENYHKMFIKPKALPHVPKSKHELESYRSTSAVSTGHVSLGVCSKKHFSAEELTDRISHEIKDHMATLHRERDEVDPVVIQANRIKDLRRILRKKPFERTAAENELVFNHLKSFPELADQLTDKELKELSTVAQIDIWKDEDYTVFGNQGFHLILRGTVVPQSRPWLRSKDDRGIFRSPTPILTSTSSTQDMKVPELLVGDCFGTLQRVDGREPNSKILTVLTKQVPCEFLRISCSDYKRITEQIRIRETSEKVELIQSCPAYNLWPRQSLQKLAVLIDWITFPANTVLVSEGYKAPFIGFIKSGECHVLRQVEVMEKLPNGQQVKRKKQVVMGKLRNSESFGEISVLAHEPITCSIVTANNIEIGAITPARLQELDDTTRSLLQQSNTRTFGNLTNQAIHDEYVDQELKRQWNQFKHGVVIDVINSKGIRPGYGKWSK; the protein is encoded by the exons ATGGCTCTGGTTAGTTGGGGAGACCGCCAGGTCGCTAAGACTTGGAGTGGTCGCGACAGACAGAGTACAAGACATCGAG TGCCACAAGATACAGAAACTGCTCTTATAGACTATGAAAGACTCAAAGAAATAAACAGTTTAGAAGGATTGCGAGATAA ATTCAATCCTCAAACAAGTGAAGAAGCACATCAACATTTCATggaaaattatcataaaatgttCATCAAACCCAAAGCGTTGCCTCATGTGCCAAAAAGTAAACATGAACTTGAGTCATACCGAAGCACATCAGCTGTTTCCACAG GTCATGTGAGTTTAGGTGTGTGTTCTAAGAAACACTTCTCAGCCGAGGAACTGACGGATCGTATCAGTCATGAAATCAAAGATCACATGGCAACATTACACAGAGAAAGGGATGAAGTTGATCCGGTTGTCATCCAGGCAAACAGAATCAAGGATCTCAGAAGGATATTGAGGAAAAA ACCATTTGAAAGAACTGCAGCAGAAAATGAGTTAGTTTTCAACCATCTGAAATCATTTCCTGAACTAGCAGATCAACTCACTGATAAGGAATTAAAAGAATTATCAACAGTAGCTCAGATAGATATATGGAAGGATGAAGATTACACTG tATTTGGAAATCAGGGTTTCCATCTGATATTACGCGGCACTGTTGTGCCTCAAAGTAGACCATGGCTAAGGAGTAAAGATGACAGGGGTATATTCAGATCACCAACACCAATACTCACGTCTACATCATCAACACAAGATATGAAAGTACCTGAG ttgCTGGTTGGTGATTGTTTTGGGACATTACAAAGAGTTGATGGCAGAGAACCCAATAGCAA GATTTTGACAGTTCTTACAAAACAAGTACCTTGTGAATTTCTCAGGATATCATGCAGTGATTACAAGAGAATAACAGAG CAAATTCGTATCCGTGAAACATCAGAGAAAGTTGAATTAATACAGTCCTGTCCAGCTTACAACCTGTGGCCAAGACAGTCTCTTCAAAAACTAGCAGTGCTCATAGATTGGATAACATTTCCTGCCAATACAG TACTTGTAAGTGAGGGTTACAAAGCACCATTCATTGGTTTCATCAAATCGGGAGAATGTCATGTTCTCAGACAAGTTGAAGTGATGGAAAAATTACCAAACGGTCAACAG GTGAAAAGAAAGAAGCAAGTGGTGATGGGTAAATTGAGGAATTCAGAATCCTTTGGTGAAATCAGTGTTCTAGCTCATGAACCAATCACCTGCTCCATTGTCACCGCCAACAATATTGAAATTGGTGCTATTACACCTGCAAGACTCCAGG AACTGGATGACACCACAAGATCCCTTTTACAACAGTCCAACACCCGTACCTTTGGCAACCTGACAAATCAGGCTATCCATGATGAATATGTAGATCAGGAATTAAAGAGACAGTGGAATCAGTTCAAACATGGTGTTGTCATTGATGTCATCAATTCTAAAGGAATTCGACCTGGTTAtggaaaatggtcaaaataa